A window of the Pontibacillus yanchengensis genome harbors these coding sequences:
- a CDS encoding ComEA family DNA-binding protein translates to MNRIIKTFAVIAAVLIVGIIVLNQQNQPQTVASNNPVTISSTESSLSEETSIINNEANDILFVDVKGAVVHPNVYQMKQGTRVKDAIKEAGGLRDDANPLSVNLAQKLLDEMVIYVQEEGAISSGSPIGTIETDKIFVNQATSEELQLLPGIGKAKAEAIIEYREQNGPFMSSEELMDVKGVGEKTVESFQDKIQIP, encoded by the coding sequence ATGAATCGAATTATAAAAACCTTTGCTGTTATTGCTGCCGTGTTAATTGTTGGCATTATTGTATTAAATCAGCAAAACCAGCCGCAAACGGTTGCCTCTAATAACCCCGTTACTATCTCCTCAACAGAGTCATCTCTTTCCGAAGAAACATCCATTATCAATAATGAAGCTAATGATATTTTGTTTGTAGATGTTAAGGGGGCAGTTGTTCACCCTAATGTTTATCAAATGAAGCAAGGAACTAGAGTGAAGGATGCAATCAAAGAAGCAGGTGGGTTACGAGATGATGCCAATCCACTCTCCGTTAATTTGGCTCAAAAGTTATTAGATGAGATGGTTATTTACGTACAAGAGGAAGGAGCAATTTCCTCAGGTTCACCTATAGGTACAATCGAGACGGATAAAATTTTTGTAAATCAGGCTACATCAGAAGAGTTGCAATTATTACCTGGCATCGGAAAAGCAAAAGCAGAAGCCATTATTGAGTATAGGGAACAGAACGGACCTTTTATGTCCAGTGAGGAGTTGATGGACGTTAAAGGGGTAGGGGAAAAAACTGTGGAAAGCTTTCAGGATAAAATCCAAATTCCTTAA
- a CDS encoding ComE operon protein 2 — protein MKRISWDQYFMAQSHLLALRSTCERLAVGATIVRDKRIIAGGYNGSVSGGVHCIDEGCYVIDGHCVRTIHAEMNALLQCAKFGVATEGSEIYVTHFPCLHCCKALIQGGIKAVYYATDYKNHPYALQLFKDAGVRTEKVELENNMIDPNSQEKLQYIQNLIERLEQQKVPEEEIESLRREAASLFQVNE, from the coding sequence ATGAAACGTATATCCTGGGATCAATATTTCATGGCACAGAGTCATTTACTAGCGCTACGTAGTACGTGTGAACGTTTGGCTGTTGGGGCAACCATTGTACGTGATAAACGAATTATAGCAGGTGGATACAACGGGAGTGTATCTGGAGGAGTACATTGTATCGATGAGGGGTGCTACGTTATTGATGGTCATTGTGTGCGTACCATTCACGCGGAAATGAATGCTTTATTGCAATGTGCAAAATTTGGTGTGGCAACGGAAGGTTCAGAAATTTATGTCACTCATTTTCCATGTTTGCATTGTTGCAAAGCTTTAATACAAGGTGGAATCAAAGCAGTTTATTATGCAACGGACTATAAGAATCATCCATATGCCCTACAGTTGTTTAAAGATGCAGGTGTCAGAACAGAAAAAGTAGAGCTAGAAAATAATATGATTGATCCAAATTCACAGGAAAAATTACAGTACATACAAAATTTAATTGAACGCTTAGAACAACAAAAAGTCCCTGAGGAAGAAATCGAATCCTTAAGAAGAGAAGCGGCCTCTTTATTTCAGGTTAATGAG